In Fusobacterium simiae, a genomic segment contains:
- a CDS encoding DUF4291 domain-containing protein: MKYEEQERKIYAKYNDKTIRVYQAYNNQIADEAIKLGTFGEHFSLTRMTWIKPSFLWMMYRCGWAEKENQEKVLAIDIKREAFDEIVKKSVISSYKSNLGITEDEWKEKVKNSLVRCQWDPERDIYGKPIGRRSIQLGIRGKAIEKYVNEWIVKITDITDEVKRIKQSIDNGTFKENMLPEEKEYEVG, encoded by the coding sequence ATGAAATATGAAGAACAAGAAAGAAAAATTTATGCAAAATATAATGATAAAACTATAAGAGTTTATCAAGCATATAATAATCAAATTGCAGATGAAGCAATAAAATTAGGAACATTTGGAGAACATTTTAGCTTGACAAGAATGACTTGGATAAAACCCTCTTTTTTATGGATGATGTATAGATGTGGTTGGGCAGAAAAAGAAAATCAAGAAAAGGTTTTAGCTATTGATATAAAAAGAGAAGCCTTTGATGAAATAGTTAAAAAATCTGTAATATCATCATATAAATCTAATTTAGGCATAACAGAAGATGAATGGAAAGAGAAAGTTAAAAATTCCTTAGTTAGATGTCAATGGGATCCTGAAAGAGATATTTATGGAAAACCAATAGGAAGAAGGTCTATACAACTTGGAATAAGAGGAAAAGCTATTGAAAAATATGTAAATGAATGGATAGTAAAGATAACAGATATAACTGATGAAGTAAAAAGAATAAAACAGAGCATTGATAATGGAACTTTTAAAGAAAATATGTTACC